ACCTGTTTATATCAGCTATAAGGTTGGAAAGGCTAAGTTTGGCAAGGTCCCGGATGAATATGATCTTGCTCTTCTGGATAAAATCGATAAGATGAAGCCTAATATATGGCTTCCTGTTTTTCGTATGCCGGAAGGAGATGAAGCGCGAAGGAATGACGATGCAGGGATTACTCATACCCATCAGTTTTATACACGAAGAAACTTGATATCTTTGGGTCTTTTCCGTTCCGGATATAAGGATGTTTTTAAAGCAATAAATCTAACGTCTACTGCTTTGGTCGCATCCAAGCTTTATCGATTTCGCTCTCAGAATGGCAGTTTCGGAGCTGGTGGTGGTCCAATGAGTGGTACGCTATATATTCCCTCTTTGATCAAAGAAATTCCAGTGACCAAGCTTCTTTCTGAGCATATAAAAAAGCATTTTAGGTTAAAAGCTTCCAGACCAATGACCGTTGGTGCAATTACAAATACAGGGTCAGCAACGAAAATTTCTTTACCTGAAGAATCAGTTGATTATATTTTTGTTGATCCGCCGTTTGGTTCAAATATTCAGTATTCAGACCTTAACTTTCTGTGGGAATCTTGGGTTTCAGTATCCACCAGTACCCAAGCTGAAGCCATTGAAAACAAAACGCATCAAAAATCTATTGATAAATACAGGCAGTTGATGACCGAAGCATTCAAAGAAATGCACAGACTGCTTAAATCAGGCCGCTGGATGACTGTGGAATTTTCTAATACACAAGCGGCAGTTTGGAATACGATACAAACTTCTTTGCAGGAAGCTGGGTTTGTTGTCGCGAATGTCGCAGCTCTAGATAAAAAGCAGGGTAGCTTTAAAGCTGTAAATACAAAAACTGCTGTAAAGCAAGATTTAGTTATTTCAGCATATAAGCCGAATGGAGGGCTTGAAGATAGATTTTTGAAAACAGCGGGAAATGAAGATTCTGTTTGGGATTTTGTCCGGACACATCTGGGGTATTTGCCAGTCGTAAAAATAAAATCCGGTGAGATTGACTTTATTGTAGAGCGAGATCCTCGCATTCTTTTTGATCGAATGGTTGCATGGTTTGTTCGACATGGAGTCCCCGTGCCGGTTTCGTCTCAAGAGTTTCAGTCCGGACTCTATCAGCGCTTTGTTGAGCGAGATGGTATGTTCTTTTTACCAGATCAATCAGCTGAGTATGATAAAAATCGCGCTCGCTCTGGTCAGGCACCACAAATGGAGATGTTTGTCTCCGATGAGCGTAGTGCCATTGATTGGCTCAGTGATTTCCTAAAAAAGCGTCCTTCCACATCCCAAGAAATTCATCCAGATTTTACTGCTCAGATGGGCGCAGGATGGAAGAAACATGAACCCAAGCCAGAGCTGAAGGATCTGCTGGCAGATAATTTTCTCGAATATAGTGGAAGTGGCGATGTTCCAAGCCAGATTCACAGCTACCTTTCCACTAATCACAAGGATTTTCGTGGACTAGAGAAGAGTGATCCTAACCTAATTGCTAAGGCCAAGGGGCGTTGGTATGTCCCGGACCCTAATAAGGCTCAAGATCTAGAGAAAAAGCGTGAGAAGGCGCTGCTCAAGGAGTTCCAGAACTACCTGGAGTTCACGGGGCGTCAGCTGAAGGAGTTCCGTCTGGAAGTGCTGAGAGCTGGCTTCAAGGATGCCTACAGCAAAAAGGACTACCAGACCATCGTATCCATCGCCAAGAAGATTCCCGAGGCATCGCTTCAGGAAGACGAAAAGCTGCTGCTCTGGTATGACCAGGCTTTGACGCGGACAGAAAGTGACTTCTGACGGATGAAGGGGCTGGTATGAATCAGGAGGAACTGCTCGCAAGGCTGAACGGCATCGAATGGAACGACTTCGAGTGCAAGCGTGCGCGTAATGGCGTGCCGGAAGACGCCTACATGACCGTTTCCGCTTTCGCCAACTCTTCCGGGGGCTGGCTAGTGTTTGGCGTCAGCGAGCGCGATGGGCAACTAGAAATCACCGGTATTGAATCACCTGACAAGGTTCAGAACGACTTTCTCGCTGTACTGCGCGGTGGTAAAAAACTGAATGTTCTGATCGCAGTGGAGCCGCACCGATACGAGGTTGAAGGCAAACATGTGTTTGCCTTCCATGTGCCGGAGGCGACTCGATCCGATAAGCCGGTGTACCTAAAAGGAGATCCTCGACAGAGCTATATTCGCCGTGGCGCCGGTGACGAGAAATGCACCCAGAGCGAACTGGAGCGGTTTCTGCGCGATGCCGCCCAAGAGAGATACGATGGTGCCGCTTTGCCAGATATTCCGGTTGAGCATTGCTTTGACCTGGATACCGTCCGCTGGTATCAGGCGCAATTTCACCGACGCAATCAGGAACATGCGGAGATTTCTGACCCGGTTGAGTTCCTGCTGAACTGGAACTTCATCATTGAGCAAGGCAATTCTATGCTGCCCACTCGAGCTGGGGTGCTGCTGTTCGGTGAAGGGCGCTATGTAAGGCAGCTATTGCCTCGCCCGGTGTTGGACTATCAACGGATTGATGTGCCGTTTGATCAGTGGTCCGCCGAGCACCGTTGGCATGACCGCTATGTGTTCGAGGAGAACATTTTCAGAAGCTGGCAGGGGTTAGTTTCCCGCTATATGCGGATTGCCGAGCATCCTTTTTCCATCGACCCCGCTACCTTGAGGCGGAATGATGACCCGCCGGATTACGTTGCCTTTCGTGAAGCAGCCATCAACCTCCTGATCCATCAGGATTATGGTGACCATGGCCGCAAGGCATCCATTAGGATGTTCTCTGACCGAACCATCTTCTGGAACCCGGGTGACGCCTTCGCCACTGAGGCAGAGCTGCTGGAGCCAACGGAGAAAGAAGTACGCAACCCGTCCATTGTCAAAGCCTTCCGGCGAATAGGCCTGTCGGATCAGGCCGGTACCGGTATCCGGGCAATTTTCCACAACTGGCATGAACTGGGCCGGGTGCCGCCGCTGCTCAATAACGATAAGGGGCGCAAAGAGTTCGAGCTAGTGCTGATCAACAAGGCGTTGATCAACGATGCCATGGAGCGGTTCCGTCGAGATATTGGAGTCAGCTTGTTGCCAGAGCAGGCTGATGCGTTGGCTCTGGCCCTGGAGCCATCGAAAGAGGGCCGTATCAGCCTCACAGATATTCGTGGGCTGGGCATCAACACCACGCGTCAGGCCAAGCAGATTGCCGAGTTTCTGGTTCGTCAGCAGCTGCTTGAGCCGGTAGGGGACACGCTTTTCGAGCTGAAAGCCCCCCTCAAACATCGTTTTCTGGAGCGAGCGGAACCTTCCACCGGGGAAGTCACCGGGGAAGTCACCGGGGAAGTCACCGGGGAAGTGTCTGAGAAAGTGTCCGAGGAAGTGCAGAAGCTACTGTCGGTCATGACCGGAGAGATGAAACGGGCCGAGATTCAAGCAGCGTTGGGTCTGAAGCACGAGGACCACTTCCGGGACGCCTATCTCAGCCCGGCATTGGCTTCCGACGTCATTGAAATGACCGTTCCGGACAAACCTCGCAGCAGCAAACAGCGCTACCGGCTGACCACCAGGGGGCGTGCCTTGCAAGGAAAAGAGCAATCATGAGCAAGGTGTTCAAGGTTGGGGACTGGTGTTGGTACTCTCAGCAGGCTACGCCTTGCCGGATTATCGAACGCCAGGAGGTGTGGGGAGCAACTACCTACCGCATCTGGCTAGCGGCCAAGGATGCGGTTGTCCGCGCCCGCGAGCCGGACCTGGCAGAGCTTCTTGATATTCAGCCAACGGTTGAACAGATCCTGCACTCGGTGGCCGCCGCCAAGCTGCTTGATGCCCTGGAAGACAACCTACTTCTGGCTCCGGTTCAGTCCAGCGTGGTGCCGTTGCCTCACCAGCTCTATGCCCTGAATCGTGCCATGGGCAGGGACCGCATACGCTACCTGCTGGCCGATGAGGTGGGCTTAGGTAAAACCATCGAAGCGGGCCTAATACTCAGGGAGCTGAAGCTCCGGGGAATGGTGAAGCGAGTTCTGGTGGTAGCCCCCAAGGGCCTGGTGCGCCAGTGGCAAGCTGAGATGCGGCTGCACTTTGGCGAACAGCTTCGGTTCATCGAGGCATCGGATCTGGCCGCTTTCCGAGCCT
Above is a window of Halomonas sp. I5-271120 DNA encoding:
- a CDS encoding DNA methyltransferase, with amino-acid sequence MNQLFDNQASETGPVECLGQTFSSDAARREHFLKLLAEKLKDPEFRKQEGFPQGTDEAILEISDPPYYTACTNPFLEDYIKFFGNKYGASIPYAKEPFATDVSEGKNDPVYLAHSYHTKVPHKAVMRYLLHYTEPGDVVLDGFCGTGMTGVAAQLCGNRSEVESLGYKVDEEGVVSSLYENNGEGIWQPFSKLGARHAILNDLSPAATFIAQSYNLPIDAFKFRSEARQALDLVERQAGWMFDTLHKPTNEDIDEAISFLRLEGKPKIPEHIPFGRINYTVWSDIFLCPECVGEIVFWDEAVDKETGKVVEPFDCPHCGISTTKKSLDRAWETKFDNLLGEHVSQAKQKPVYISYKVGKAKFGKVPDEYDLALLDKIDKMKPNIWLPVFRMPEGDEARRNDDAGITHTHQFYTRRNLISLGLFRSGYKDVFKAINLTSTALVASKLYRFRSQNGSFGAGGGPMSGTLYIPSLIKEIPVTKLLSEHIKKHFRLKASRPMTVGAITNTGSATKISLPEESVDYIFVDPPFGSNIQYSDLNFLWESWVSVSTSTQAEAIENKTHQKSIDKYRQLMTEAFKEMHRLLKSGRWMTVEFSNTQAAVWNTIQTSLQEAGFVVANVAALDKKQGSFKAVNTKTAVKQDLVISAYKPNGGLEDRFLKTAGNEDSVWDFVRTHLGYLPVVKIKSGEIDFIVERDPRILFDRMVAWFVRHGVPVPVSSQEFQSGLYQRFVERDGMFFLPDQSAEYDKNRARSGQAPQMEMFVSDERSAIDWLSDFLKKRPSTSQEIHPDFTAQMGAGWKKHEPKPELKDLLADNFLEYSGSGDVPSQIHSYLSTNHKDFRGLEKSDPNLIAKAKGRWYVPDPNKAQDLEKKREKALLKEFQNYLEFTGRQLKEFRLEVLRAGFKDAYSKKDYQTIVSIAKKIPEASLQEDEKLLLWYDQALTRTESDF
- a CDS encoding Fic family protein produces the protein MNQEELLARLNGIEWNDFECKRARNGVPEDAYMTVSAFANSSGGWLVFGVSERDGQLEITGIESPDKVQNDFLAVLRGGKKLNVLIAVEPHRYEVEGKHVFAFHVPEATRSDKPVYLKGDPRQSYIRRGAGDEKCTQSELERFLRDAAQERYDGAALPDIPVEHCFDLDTVRWYQAQFHRRNQEHAEISDPVEFLLNWNFIIEQGNSMLPTRAGVLLFGEGRYVRQLLPRPVLDYQRIDVPFDQWSAEHRWHDRYVFEENIFRSWQGLVSRYMRIAEHPFSIDPATLRRNDDPPDYVAFREAAINLLIHQDYGDHGRKASIRMFSDRTIFWNPGDAFATEAELLEPTEKEVRNPSIVKAFRRIGLSDQAGTGIRAIFHNWHELGRVPPLLNNDKGRKEFELVLINKALINDAMERFRRDIGVSLLPEQADALALALEPSKEGRISLTDIRGLGINTTRQAKQIAEFLVRQQLLEPVGDTLFELKAPLKHRFLERAEPSTGEVTGEVTGEVTGEVSEKVSEEVQKLLSVMTGEMKRAEIQAALGLKHEDHFRDAYLSPALASDVIEMTVPDKPRSSKQRYRLTTRGRALQGKEQS